A genomic region of Desulfosarcina ovata subsp. ovata contains the following coding sequences:
- a CDS encoding cation diffusion facilitator family transporter — protein MAPSSSGHDETRQINRIAAYAFLLNLALAVMKIVLAYLSGSLAIIASAIDSATDSVASLLIYAGVKLSTKKTRKFPLGLYKLENLASVLIAIFIFIAGYEIIREIFTAGGGIPHIRIPDIVLLAAGSLATLAFGQYAIAVGRKTESPTLVAEGRHRQVDFLSSMVVLISVVSSYLNIHINVSGLTIDQLGAALILLFIVRAGWELLFDGMRVLLDATIDFPTMDKIRKIIRNEPLVVGINSLIGRNAGRFRFIQATITVDTKDLNKAHQISEDIEKKIRQQVTHIEKVIIHYEPRERTHDRIALPLENRKGLISGHFGEAPYFSIVSVRRSDNTIQEQTLIENPYRQVGTAKGIRVAEWLVAQGIEQIGIKEDISLKGPGYVLSSAGVEIHILSVDHLGEAILEIIQNSS, from the coding sequence ATGGCGCCCTCTTCTTCCGGACACGACGAGACCCGGCAGATTAACCGGATTGCAGCATACGCATTCCTGCTGAACCTCGCCCTTGCCGTCATGAAAATCGTGCTGGCCTATTTATCGGGAAGCCTCGCCATTATCGCCAGCGCCATTGATTCGGCAACCGATTCCGTGGCCTCGCTGCTGATTTATGCCGGGGTCAAGCTCTCCACGAAAAAAACGCGCAAGTTTCCATTGGGCCTGTACAAACTCGAAAACCTGGCCTCGGTGCTCATTGCGATTTTCATCTTCATTGCCGGATACGAAATCATCCGTGAAATTTTCACCGCCGGCGGTGGTATCCCGCACATCCGGATTCCCGACATTGTCCTGCTTGCCGCCGGCAGCCTGGCCACTCTCGCTTTCGGGCAGTACGCCATTGCGGTGGGACGCAAAACCGAGTCGCCGACATTGGTTGCCGAGGGGCGTCACCGCCAGGTGGATTTTCTCTCCTCCATGGTGGTTCTGATTTCGGTGGTTTCCAGCTATCTGAACATACATATCAACGTATCCGGGTTAACCATCGATCAGTTGGGCGCAGCACTGATTCTGCTCTTTATTGTCCGCGCAGGCTGGGAACTGCTTTTCGATGGCATGCGCGTACTGCTCGATGCAACCATCGACTTTCCGACAATGGACAAAATTCGTAAGATTATCCGCAATGAACCGCTGGTGGTCGGCATCAACTCACTGATCGGCAGAAATGCCGGCCGGTTCCGGTTTATCCAGGCCACCATTACCGTAGACACGAAAGATCTGAATAAAGCCCACCAAATCAGTGAGGATATCGAAAAGAAAATCCGGCAACAGGTGACGCACATCGAAAAAGTGATCATTCACTATGAGCCTCGCGAACGCACCCATGACCGGATTGCGCTGCCTCTCGAAAACCGCAAGGGCCTGATCAGCGGCCACTTCGGCGAGGCCCCCTACTTCAGCATTGTATCTGTCCGTAGAAGCGACAATACCATCCAGGAACAGACGCTGATTGAAAATCCCTATCGGCAGGTCGGCACCGCAAAAGGCATTCGCGTTGCGGAATGGCTGGTTGCGCAGGGCATCGAACAGATTGGCATAAAAGAGGATATCTCCCTCAAGGGGCCGGGATATGTGCTCTCCAGCGCCGGCGTGGAAATTCACATCCTGTCTGTCGACCATTTGGGTGAAGCGATTCTGGAAATCATCCAGAATTCCTCGTAA
- the qrcD gene encoding menaquinone reductase integral membrane subunit QrcD, which yields MDSALIPKGVKRCPMWQFLLGLGIVGAVLAWGVYAMLLCWFKGLNQTNMNDYYGFALWIWADLAVIAVGGGAFFSGLLKYIIGKDELKNIINYAVLIGFICYSSALLILAIDVGQPLRSWFIFWHANVHSMLTEVAFCLSCYFSVLTIEYIPLILENRQIDKVPFFHNLGHNMHETMAVFAATGAFLSFFHQGSLGGVAGVLFGRPFSFREGLLIWPWTFFLFTWSAAAYGPCFTLLITWITEKVTRKKLVKDNVVELLAKISGWMIFTYTIAKICDTTRWANITAPGLGQTLADFYTGTAFYGYWILFAEVVLGGLVPAIILISAPLRKNPVWRVTAIILAVLGVSLNRWVMVLQVMAAPVMTFDQWILYYPSWQEVATTILPVAYGIILIMISYRYLPIFPQEAELNPIDDEPEVEAVADAPADLEPAKA from the coding sequence ATGGATTCTGCTTTAATACCCAAAGGAGTCAAACGTTGCCCGATGTGGCAGTTCCTTCTGGGACTGGGCATTGTGGGCGCTGTGCTCGCATGGGGCGTTTATGCCATGTTGCTCTGCTGGTTCAAGGGATTGAATCAGACCAACATGAACGACTACTACGGATTCGCCCTGTGGATCTGGGCTGACCTGGCCGTCATCGCCGTGGGCGGCGGCGCTTTTTTCAGCGGTCTGCTCAAGTACATCATCGGCAAGGACGAGCTCAAGAACATCATCAACTATGCCGTGCTGATCGGTTTCATCTGCTACAGTTCGGCCCTGTTGATCCTGGCCATCGACGTCGGCCAGCCCCTCCGGAGCTGGTTTATTTTCTGGCACGCCAACGTCCACTCCATGCTCACCGAGGTGGCTTTCTGTCTCTCCTGTTACTTCTCGGTGCTGACCATCGAGTACATTCCGCTGATCCTGGAAAACCGCCAGATCGACAAGGTGCCGTTTTTCCACAACCTTGGCCACAACATGCACGAAACCATGGCGGTCTTCGCAGCCACCGGCGCATTCCTCTCCTTCTTCCACCAGGGCTCCCTGGGTGGCGTCGCCGGTGTACTCTTCGGCCGTCCCTTCTCCTTCCGCGAAGGACTGCTCATCTGGCCGTGGACCTTCTTCCTCTTTACCTGGTCCGCCGCCGCTTACGGCCCCTGTTTCACCCTGTTGATCACCTGGATCACCGAGAAGGTGACCCGCAAGAAACTGGTCAAGGACAACGTGGTCGAGCTGCTGGCCAAGATTTCCGGCTGGATGATCTTCACCTACACCATCGCCAAAATCTGCGACACCACCCGCTGGGCCAACATCACCGCCCCGGGTCTGGGCCAGACCCTGGCCGACTTCTACACCGGGACCGCCTTTTACGGCTACTGGATCCTGTTCGCCGAAGTCGTGCTCGGCGGCTTGGTGCCGGCCATCATCCTGATCAGCGCGCCGCTACGCAAGAACCCCGTCTGGCGGGTAACGGCGATCATTTTGGCTGTTTTGGGCGTCTCCCTGAACCGCTGGGTGATGGTCCTCCAGGTCATGGCCGCGCCGGTCATGACCTTCGACCAGTGGATCCTGTACTACCCCAGCTGGCAGGAAGTCGCCACCACGATCCTGCCCGTGGCCTACGGCATCATCCTGATCATGATCTCCTACCGCTACCTGCCGATTTTCCCCCAGGAAGCGGAATTGAACCCCATTGACGATGAACCGGAGGTCGAGGCCGTAGCCGACGCCCCCGCTGACCTTGAACCGGCGAAAGCCTAG